Part of the Triticum aestivum cultivar Chinese Spring chromosome 4D, IWGSC CS RefSeq v2.1, whole genome shotgun sequence genome is shown below.
AGGGGAATATTGATATATATTAGAGGGTATTGATATATATTATGATCTGATGTGCTTTCTTGGTATCCCAAATATAAGATTAATACTCAAGTTGCTGAGTTGAGAAAGTGATTGTTGAATCAAAAGAATTCCTTTTTTTAAGTTCAGTTTTTATCAGAGGACAATATGAATATTATACCTTGTTCCCTTAAAACACTCAAGGGGTTATACGATATATCGGGTGTAGAATTAGGCCAAGACTTCTATTGGCAAATAGGAGGTTTCCAAATTCATGCCCAAGTACTCATCACTTCTTGGATCGTAATTACTATCATGCTAGGTTCAGTTGTCATAGTTGTTCAGAATCCACAAACCATCCCGACCGACGGTCAGAATTTTTTTGAATATGTCCTTGAAATTATTCGAGACTTGAGAAAAACTCAGATTGGAGAAGAATATGGTCCCTGGGTTCCCTTTATTGGAACtatcttcctttttatttttgtttcggATTGGTCGGGTGCTCTTTTACCTTGGAAAATTATAGAGTTACCCCATGGGGAATTAGCAGcgcccaaaaatgatataaatactAATGTTGCTTTAGCTTTACTCACGTCAGTGGCATATTTTTATGTTGGTCTTAGCAAAAAAGGATTGAGCTATTTCGAGAAATATATTAAACTAACTCCAATCCTTTTACCAATTAACATCCTAGAAGATTTCACAAAACCATTATCGCTTAGCTTTCGACTTTTCGGGAATATATTGGCGGGTGAATTAGTCGTTGTTGTTCTTGTTTCTTTAGTCCCCTTAGTATTCAAGCTCTTATTTTTGCAACATTAGTCGCAGCCTATATAGGTGAATCCATGGAGGGTCATCATTGAATTGACTCTTTTTGGTAATAGTATTTTTTTGCAGCTTAGCTCAATTCATGTTCCAGATAATCTACTTGGTTGCAAAAAATAGTTAGaaatgcgtatgaatatatagcctAGAGTTGTAGGAGAGAGAATAGAATAGACTATATTATGGAATTTTCAAAGTATATATGCATTAAGGAGGATGGAGTCAGGCTAGATCTATACTATAATATCCTTAATGTCTATAAGTGGAGTCCTCTTTTATGCGGGTTTCCACTTTAAGCAATGATTTTAGAATCCGATTCAATAGAAAATGAGAAAATATGCAAACAAAATAGAAGaaacaaatgttatttatataggatattatattatatattcctaGGTTAGATTCATTATCTAATCCGATAtatgcactacaggaatcagctattttgccgtctgccacggcggacggcaaaggcacgaacggcggacggcaaaggcctttgccgtcagccgcggacggcaaaaggctccggcaaagtaggctacagtaaagagctactttgccgtctgcttccgggcggctgacggcaaaggcccctttgccgtctgccgcggacggcaaagagagcgaacggcaataattgcgctgtcagtccgttaagtggctaacggcaggcctttgccgtccgcggcagacggcaaactttctagtgtctttgccgtccgccgtatgatgtcatctacacgtcacaacacggcaggcctttgccgtctgccgcggacggcaaaattgtttactctttgccgtctgccactgtaggcaaactgaccaaatgggtcagctcccaggaagcacagctgcatgccacgtggcttctttgtcttccgcagcagacggcaaagagcccgttgccgtcggtggcagacggcaaagagcctgcatattggctcttttttctgttttttattaaatccaacaattttcacagcaaatatatatgacatatatagatatatttcacaggcattcatatcacatatatccagcacataagttccatacattcatacataagcaagttcaatccattcatacataagcaagttccatccatatatacatattacataagcaagttccatccatcaattcatacataaacaagttccatccatacataaacaagcactccatagcaagctagcttccatgaagtgaatgaaatctgcaaaatggcaaaataagaaagttagaaataggtgactagaataagaagactagaacaagaagagtagaacaagaagaagactagaacaagaagagtagaacaagaagaagactagaacaagaagagtagaacaagaagaagactagaacaagaagagtatgtcatttatgagctaacttacgtgaaatggatcatatatgagctaactaagttgaaatgggtcgtttatgagctagctaaggtgaaatggatcatttatgagctaacttagttgaaatgggtcgtttatgagctaactaaggtcaaatagatcgtttttgaggtaactaaggtgaaatggatcgttttttagctaacttaggtgaaatggatcatttatgagctaacttagttgaaatggatcgtttttgagctaacttaggtgaaatggatcatttatgagctaatttagttgaaatggatctttttgagctaacttaggtgaaatggatcatttaagagctaacttggtgaaatggatcgtttttgagctaacttggtgaaatggatcgtttatgagctaaattagttgaaatggatcgtttatgagataacctaggtaagatgggtcattttggagttaacctaggtgaaatgggtcattttaaagctaacgtaggtaaaatggatcatttaggagctaatctaggtaaaatgggtcattttttagctaacttggatgaactggatcatttataagctaaccaaggtaaaatgggtcattttagagctaacttaggtaaaatggatcatttaggagctaatctaggtaaaatgggtcattttttagctaacttggatgaactggatcatttataagctaaccaaggtaaaaatgggtcattttagagctaacttaggtaaaatggatcgtttatgagctaactaagctaattatgcaatttttgacataagtaagctaagtacagatcgttttagagctaact
Proteins encoded:
- the LOC123099467 gene encoding ATP synthase subunit a, chloroplastic-like codes for the protein MNIIPCSLKTLKGLYDISGVELGQDFYWQIGGFQIHAQVLITSWIVITIMLGSVVIVVQNPQTIPTDGQNFFEYVLEIIRDLRKTQIGEEYGPWVPFIGTIFLFIFVSDWSGALLPWKIIELPHGELAAPKNDINTNVALALLTSVAYFYVGLSKKGLSYFEKYIKLTPILLPINILEDFTKPLSLSFRLFGNILAGELVVVVLVSLVPLVFKLLFLQH